From the Halorhabdus utahensis DSM 12940 genome, one window contains:
- a CDS encoding aldo/keto reductase — MDCLFVGAGAIADEYAAGLASTSLSLAGVCDLDAECAEGLAAEHDCPAFTDLETALASVDAPVVVNLTTHAAHAEVTRTALSADRHVYSQKPLALDAETAGELLEMARERDRALGVAPENPDAPSQRRAARVLASGRPGPVQLGYAHAHVGRVTDWHDRPDSFLSIGPLYDGGVYPLTLLVSWFGPVETVRVADALDIWPERESKRPSTPSHIEATLAFESGPTVRLTASFYAPHRSREFYGLEVHGDDGSLYLEGTGAMETAVDDVQFGRVGREYTAVPLQSPTSSVEYADAVERLADSVTAGTPSRETGRRGAHVVAVCNAIEVAAANGEPIDVPAYGTTADPLPATAVRPETADERSTGSDGIRLPPVGFGCSRYRDGEYVDRRDSIATALDAGYRFLDSAELYGNEHRIGELLAAPGAPDREAVFVLGKVWRTNHCREHMIEAAEGSLAELGLDAFDSYGLHWPDAWAHRGSLDRLAELPVEKQEARSFPETDDGDIETADISLETAWENLEAVYDQGLARTLSVSNVTRSQLETILETGRVRPEIVQIERHPYQPQNELVSFCQERGIRVVAHSPLSAPGLLDEPILAEIGEEHGLSPAEVVIAWNVSETVVPIPSSTTPAHIVSNLAAARKRLAPAESERIDALRDPDFER, encoded by the coding sequence ATGGACTGTCTGTTCGTAGGTGCCGGCGCGATCGCCGACGAGTACGCCGCCGGCCTGGCGTCGACGTCGCTCTCCCTTGCCGGGGTCTGTGATCTCGACGCCGAATGCGCGGAAGGGCTCGCTGCGGAGCACGACTGCCCGGCGTTCACTGATCTGGAAACAGCACTGGCATCCGTCGACGCGCCAGTGGTGGTGAACCTGACGACCCACGCGGCCCACGCCGAGGTGACCCGGACGGCGCTTTCGGCGGATCGACACGTCTACTCCCAGAAACCGCTCGCGCTCGACGCCGAGACCGCCGGCGAGCTACTGGAGATGGCCCGTGAGCGCGATCGCGCACTCGGTGTCGCGCCGGAGAACCCTGACGCCCCGTCACAGCGCCGGGCTGCCCGCGTCCTGGCCAGCGGACGGCCGGGTCCCGTGCAACTGGGTTACGCCCACGCCCACGTCGGCCGCGTGACTGACTGGCACGACCGGCCCGACTCGTTTCTTTCGATCGGGCCGCTGTACGACGGTGGCGTCTACCCGCTGACGCTGCTCGTCTCGTGGTTCGGCCCGGTCGAAACAGTCCGCGTCGCCGACGCCCTCGACATCTGGCCCGAGCGCGAGTCGAAACGGCCCTCGACACCCAGCCACATCGAGGCGACGCTCGCCTTCGAATCAGGACCAACCGTCCGGCTGACGGCCAGTTTCTACGCGCCCCACCGGAGTCGAGAGTTCTACGGCCTCGAAGTGCACGGCGACGACGGATCGCTGTATCTCGAGGGCACTGGCGCGATGGAGACCGCCGTCGATGATGTTCAGTTCGGTCGCGTCGGTCGCGAGTACACCGCCGTGCCGCTCCAATCACCCACGTCGTCGGTCGAATACGCCGACGCTGTCGAGCGACTCGCTGACAGCGTCACCGCGGGAACGCCTTCCCGGGAGACTGGTCGACGGGGTGCCCACGTCGTCGCCGTCTGCAACGCCATCGAGGTTGCTGCTGCCAACGGCGAACCGATCGACGTGCCGGCCTATGGGACCACAGCCGATCCACTGCCTGCGACAGCTGTTCGGCCGGAGACTGCGGACGAGCGTTCGACCGGCAGTGACGGGATTCGACTCCCGCCGGTCGGCTTTGGCTGTTCGCGGTACCGTGACGGCGAGTACGTCGACCGCCGGGACTCCATCGCCACGGCGCTGGACGCGGGCTATCGCTTCCTCGACAGCGCTGAACTCTACGGCAACGAACATCGGATCGGCGAGTTGCTCGCGGCCCCGGGCGCGCCGGACCGGGAAGCCGTCTTCGTCCTCGGGAAGGTCTGGCGGACGAACCACTGTCGCGAGCACATGATCGAGGCCGCCGAGGGGAGTCTCGCGGAACTCGGTCTCGACGCCTTCGACAGCTACGGCCTCCACTGGCCCGACGCCTGGGCACACCGCGGGTCGCTCGACCGACTGGCGGAGTTGCCGGTGGAAAAACAGGAGGCCCGCTCCTTCCCCGAAACCGACGACGGCGATATCGAGACGGCCGACATCTCGCTCGAAACGGCCTGGGAGAACCTCGAAGCTGTTTACGACCAGGGACTCGCCCGGACGCTTTCTGTCTCGAACGTCACCCGATCACAACTGGAGACGATCCTCGAAACCGGGCGTGTTCGACCCGAAATCGTCCAGATCGAGCGCCATCCCTACCAGCCACAGAATGAGCTCGTCTCGTTCTGTCAGGAGCGCGGTATCCGGGTGGTCGCCCACTCCCCACTGTCCGCCCCCGGCCTGCTGGACGAGCCGATACTCGCAGAGATTGGCGAAGAACACGGCCTCTCGCCGGCCGAGGTCGTCATCGCCTGGAACGTCTCGGAAACCGTCGTGCCGATCCCGTCGAGCACGACGCCGGCCCACATCGTTTCGAACCTGGCCGCAGCCCGAAAACGCCTTGCGCCCGCGGAGAGCGAGCGGATCGACGCACTTCGCGATCCCGATTTCGAGCGGTAG
- a CDS encoding GTP cyclohydrolase III, protein MITDPLVHYPVTTATQVALIQIDDYGPWTVTPEPRREMDLQYLQASLFADFAAFVDGAGGYAFYGRFDNMYAVGNEIDPADFERFQRRVRNRYPVTVSIGVGLAESPVEALGEASERLQAAGSAQDGNRREALVIGDDEPADTGMVTVGHFDVVDVTGSLTDRENAIDVSLAIRRATLELATYLRTEYDSLAHFVGGDNIIAICPDIPPQAFDNAIEHVRVETDIELQVGIGRGPTAQAAGEQAKEALEQCRATGARIHGDGQLPADD, encoded by the coding sequence ATGATTACCGACCCGCTCGTACACTACCCAGTGACGACAGCAACCCAGGTCGCGCTCATACAGATCGACGACTACGGTCCCTGGACTGTCACGCCCGAGCCACGGCGTGAGATGGATCTGCAGTACTTGCAGGCGTCGCTGTTCGCTGACTTCGCTGCGTTCGTGGACGGGGCTGGCGGGTACGCCTTCTATGGGCGATTCGACAACATGTACGCCGTCGGCAACGAGATCGATCCGGCGGACTTCGAGCGGTTTCAGCGCCGGGTCCGAAACCGGTATCCAGTCACTGTGAGCATCGGCGTCGGGCTGGCCGAGTCGCCCGTCGAGGCGCTGGGCGAGGCAAGCGAACGCCTCCAGGCGGCGGGCAGCGCCCAGGACGGCAATCGCCGCGAGGCACTCGTCATCGGTGACGACGAACCGGCTGATACCGGAATGGTGACTGTTGGTCACTTCGACGTCGTCGACGTGACCGGATCGCTGACGGATCGTGAGAACGCCATTGACGTGTCGCTTGCAATCAGACGAGCCACGCTCGAACTGGCAACGTATCTCCGGACCGAGTACGACAGTCTCGCCCACTTCGTCGGCGGCGACAACATCATCGCCATCTGTCCCGACATCCCCCCGCAGGCGTTCGACAACGCGATCGAACACGTCCGTGTGGAGACGGACATCGAACTCCAGGTCGGCATCGGCCGCGGCCCGACCGCCCAGGCCGCCGGTGAGCAAGCCAAAGAAGCACTCGAACAGTGTCGAGCGACCGGGGCTCGAATACACGGCGACGGGCAACTCCCGGCGGACGACTGA
- a CDS encoding DUF7475 family protein, which produces MATTTQSGVQLRTESLGGLHWIGILAALVSAGVHLLLGVRMAPSGMGISFILAGLGFLGAIVLILIDYRRRAVYAVGIPFVLAQIGLWLLINFVNGSKSFPADIGTLGAVDKVAQLVLVGILVALLRS; this is translated from the coding sequence ATGGCAACAACTACACAGTCAGGCGTGCAACTCAGAACGGAGTCGCTTGGCGGCCTTCACTGGATCGGCATCCTCGCGGCACTGGTCAGTGCCGGGGTCCATCTCTTGCTCGGCGTCAGGATGGCTCCCTCGGGGATGGGAATCAGCTTCATCCTTGCAGGCCTCGGGTTTCTGGGCGCGATCGTCCTCATCCTGATCGACTATCGCCGTCGGGCGGTCTACGCCGTCGGGATCCCGTTCGTCCTCGCCCAGATCGGCCTGTGGCTGCTCATCAACTTCGTCAACGGCTCGAAGTCCTTCCCGGCCGATATCGGGACGCTCGGGGCGGTCGATAAGGTCGCACAGCTTGTGCTGGTCGGCATCCTCGTCGCACTGTTGCGATCCTGA
- a CDS encoding phosphatase PAP2 family protein, translating to MEQLLSDLIQWIVAFDTAAVDVLLDLRSPLLTKFMNSITGLGSVAAGLVFLGLVYLAEWREEFRLMFVAMALSGVIVITLMFTVQRPYPPNPVCLTDGSGTVVHSFPSGHAAAAAIYATVAHRSETIPFRITAILATALAFSRFYLGTHYLSDTLVGVFIGIGTVLIAERLIESGRLSPLFSRLSATHG from the coding sequence ATGGAACAGCTACTTAGCGATCTCATCCAGTGGATCGTGGCGTTCGACACCGCTGCCGTCGATGTCCTCCTCGACCTTCGAAGCCCGCTGCTCACCAAATTCATGAACTCGATAACCGGGCTCGGATCGGTGGCGGCCGGACTGGTCTTTCTCGGCCTGGTCTATCTCGCCGAGTGGCGCGAGGAGTTTCGACTCATGTTCGTCGCCATGGCGCTCAGCGGAGTGATCGTCATTACGCTGATGTTCACCGTTCAGCGCCCCTATCCACCAAACCCAGTCTGTCTGACCGACGGCTCCGGAACGGTCGTCCACTCGTTCCCGTCGGGTCATGCAGCTGCCGCTGCAATCTACGCGACGGTCGCCCATCGATCCGAGACGATCCCGTTTCGAATCACTGCGATCCTGGCGACGGCGCTCGCGTTTTCACGATTTTATCTCGGAACACATTACCTCTCGGACACATTGGTCGGCGTCTTCATCGGGATCGGAACCGTGCTGATCGCCGAGCGACTCATCGAGTCCGGTCGCCTTTCTCCCCTCTTCAGCCGTCTGTCAGCTACCCACGGCTGA
- a CDS encoding CDP-alcohol phosphatidyltransferase family protein, producing MTDRPPEKSASVGLEVGLPLVGALAIGVVLRGLYPPGGIDTRLLDPAVVAGLCLGGQLWYVSHRLVPARTAGEPLARLFGLANSLTLLRGALYAVVAGFVVVPPDTPLVWIPALAYGSGVVLDKLDGTVARTLGQETTLGERLDMTFDTFGFVAAPVVAVVWGRLPVWYLSLSAARYVYRAGLAWRTRRDRPVFDPPDSNVGKYLAGVQMVFLTAALAPAVPGHLVWTAAPLVLAPSLAVFARDFLVVTGRLSGQER from the coding sequence ATGACTGACCGACCGCCCGAGAAGTCGGCATCTGTCGGGCTAGAAGTGGGGCTGCCCCTCGTCGGTGCGCTCGCAATCGGCGTCGTCCTTCGGGGGCTATATCCGCCCGGCGGGATCGACACCCGGCTGCTGGACCCGGCCGTCGTCGCCGGGCTCTGCCTGGGCGGCCAGCTATGGTATGTCAGCCATCGCCTCGTCCCGGCTCGCACTGCTGGCGAGCCCCTCGCCCGGCTGTTCGGGCTGGCCAATTCGCTCACCCTCCTTCGTGGCGCGCTGTATGCAGTCGTGGCCGGATTCGTCGTCGTGCCCCCTGATACGCCACTCGTCTGGATCCCAGCGCTGGCCTATGGAAGCGGTGTCGTCCTCGACAAATTGGACGGGACCGTTGCTCGTACGCTCGGTCAGGAGACAACACTGGGGGAGCGACTCGATATGACGTTCGATACGTTCGGCTTCGTCGCCGCGCCGGTGGTCGCTGTCGTCTGGGGGCGACTTCCGGTCTGGTATCTCTCGCTCTCGGCTGCCAGGTACGTCTATCGCGCCGGCTTAGCGTGGCGAACGCGCCGTGACCGGCCGGTGTTCGACCCACCTGACAGCAACGTCGGCAAGTACCTGGCCGGCGTCCAGATGGTGTTTCTCACCGCGGCGCTCGCGCCGGCTGTGCCGGGACACCTTGTCTGGACCGCGGCCCCGCTCGTCCTCGCCCCGTCGCTTGCTGTCTTCGCCCGTGATTTCCTGGTTGTGACTGGTCGGCTTTCGGGCCAGGAGCGCTGA